One window of the Archangium primigenium genome contains the following:
- a CDS encoding MBL fold metallo-hydrolase, which produces METLYVRQLKLGAMKNFVYLVGPRDSSEVLVVDAAWDVPAIERALVEDGKRLVGAFVSHCHGDHTNGLPELLSRHDVPVYAQRAELDFSADLRGLAPGALRPLDPGAELTVGGRVFQALHTPGHTPGSHCLLAQDALVSGDTVFVNGCGRCDMKGGDPEAMYRSLSQVLARVPDQTRLLPGHDYADVPVEALGEVRRNNPYFGFGDVASFVAYRMRPRG; this is translated from the coding sequence ATGGAAACGCTGTACGTGCGTCAGTTGAAGCTCGGGGCGATGAAGAACTTCGTGTACCTGGTGGGCCCGCGCGACTCCTCGGAGGTGCTGGTGGTGGACGCGGCGTGGGACGTGCCGGCCATCGAGCGGGCCCTCGTCGAGGACGGCAAGCGCCTGGTGGGGGCCTTCGTGTCGCACTGCCACGGCGACCACACCAATGGCCTGCCCGAGCTCCTGTCGCGCCACGACGTGCCCGTCTACGCCCAGCGCGCGGAGCTGGACTTCTCCGCGGACCTGCGCGGCCTGGCGCCCGGCGCCTTGCGGCCCCTGGATCCGGGCGCCGAGCTCACCGTGGGCGGCCGTGTCTTCCAGGCCCTGCACACCCCGGGACACACCCCGGGCTCGCACTGCCTGTTGGCCCAGGACGCGCTCGTGTCCGGGGACACCGTCTTCGTCAACGGCTGCGGCCGGTGCGACATGAAGGGGGGCGATCCCGAGGCCATGTACCGCTCCCTGTCCCAGGTGCTCGCCCGGGTGCCGGACCAGACCCGGCTCCTGCCGGGCCACGACTACGCGGACGTGCCCGTGGAGGCCCTGGGGGAGGTGCGGCGCAACAACCCCTACTTCGGCTTCGGGGACGTGGCCTCCTTCGTGGCCTACCGCATGCGGCCGCGCGGGTAG